A portion of the Sabethes cyaneus chromosome 3, idSabCyanKW18_F2, whole genome shotgun sequence genome contains these proteins:
- the LOC128739811 gene encoding cytochrome P450 4c21-like: MTLLWKTEEERFRGLFNALNNSAKLFKAWLFHIPLICTSDPDMIQKILTSPQCVQKPHFYDILKFEFGLLVAHSDVWKRQRKALNPSFNQKILHGFIPIFDRTAQTLAKKLSQYADGEKIQITDFMTRCTLEMVCATTIDCNINEDPEADKFSHLIDKITEFVLNKLLNPLLCVESIYRLTKHYKMEEATRTELSQFVHKVFRNAKAQRAKRETFSETANDEDYRKPKIFIDQLLDLYDQKLFNDIEMFDNVVTMIVAGTDTSGTVMGFVAHMLAIYPHLQEKVYQEISGVFPANKNLHFTPENLSQLQYTEMFIKETLRHFPLGPMFLRAPLSDIELDEVQVPADIWGPEAEEFNPDNFFPERIENRHPFAFLPFSGGIRNCIGYRYAMISMKVMMVHLLTNFRFKSDLMSRKDLRLKYSLLLKLSEEPGIKLERRLKA; encoded by the exons ATGACGTTATTGTGGAAAACCGAAGAAGAACGATTCCGCGgtctattcaatgcattaaacAATTCTGCTAAATTATTCAAAGCATGGCTATTCCACATCCCTCTTATCTGTACAAGCGATCCGGATATGATTCAGAAAATACTCACAAGTCCACAGTGCGTTCAGAAGCCACACTTTTACGACATTTTGAAATTTGAGTTCGGTTTACTTGTGGCGCACA GTGATGTGTGGAAACGTCAACGGAAAGCATTGAATCCTTCATTCAACCAAAAGATTTTACATGGATTCATACCCATTTTTGACCGAACCGCTCAGACCCTGGCTAAAAAACTTTCACAGTACGCCGATGGTGAGAAAATTCAAATCACAGATTTCATGACAAGATGCACATTGGAGATGGTTTGTGCAACTACGATCGACTGCAACATCAATGAAGATCCGGAGGCAGATAAATTTTCCCATTTGATCGATAA AATTACAGAATTTGTATTGAATAAATTGTTAAACCCTCTCCTTTGCGTGGAATCTATCTACCGATTGACAAAACATTATAAAATGGAAGAAGCAACACGGACGGAACTTTCCCAGTTTGTTCACAAG GTATTTCGAAACGCTAAGGCACAAAGAGCAAAACGGGAAACGTTCTCTGAAACAGCTAATGACGAAGATTACCGgaaaccaaaaattttcatcgaTCAGCTGTTGGATCTTTATGACCAGAAGCTTTTCAATGACATTGAGATGTTTGATAATGTCGTCACAATGATCGTTGCG GGCACTGACACGTCTGGCACGGTCATGGGATTCGTCGCACATATGCTCGCCATATATCCACATCTgcaggaaaaagtttaccaagAAATTAGTGGAGTCTTTCCGGCGAATAAAAATTTACACTTCACACCGGAAAACTTGAGCCAGTTGCAATACACGGAAATGTTTATAAAAGAAACGCTCAGACATTTTCCACTAGGTCCAATGTTTCTGCGAGCACCATTGAGCGATATTGAGCTGGATGAAGTCCAGGTACCGGCAG ACATCTGGGGACCTGAGGCAGAAGAGTTTAATCCGGATAACTTTTTCCCTGAACGAATCGAAAACCGACACCCTTTTGCCTTTCTGCCATTTAGCGGTGGCATTCGAAATTGTATCG GTTACCGGTACGCCATGATTAGTATGAAGGTAATGATGGTGCATTTGTTAACAAATTTCAGATTCAAAAGCGATCTGATGTCCCGCAAAGATCTGCGGTTGAAATATAGTCTGCTGCTAAAATTATCCGAGGAACCAGGAATAAAACTGGAACGTCGGCTAAAGGCATAG